A window of the Kosakonia radicincitans DSM 16656 genome harbors these coding sequences:
- the deoA gene encoding thymidine phosphorylase, whose product MFLAQEIIRKKRDGLALSDEEIRFFINGIRDNTVSEGQIAALAMTIFFHDMTMPERVSLTMAMRDSGSVLDWKHLNLNGPIVDKHSTGGVGDVTSLMLGPMVAACGGYIPMISGRGLGHTGGTLDKLEAIPGFDIFPDDSRFRDIIKDVGVAIIGQTNSLAPADKRFYATRDITATVDSIPLITASILAKKLAEGLDALVMDVKVGSGAFMPTYALSEQLAEAIVGVANGAGVRTTALLTDMNQVLASSAGNAVEVREAVQFLTGEYRNPRLFDVTMALCVEMLISGKLAKDDAEARAKLQAVLDNGKAAEIFGRMVAAQKGPTDFVENYANYLPSATLSKAVYADDEGFITAMDTRALGMAVVSMGGGRRQATDSIDYSVGFTDMVRLGERVDGQRPLAVIHAKDEASWQDAAQAVKAALVVDDIAAKETPTVYRRITE is encoded by the coding sequence TTGTTTCTCGCTCAAGAAATTATTCGTAAAAAACGCGATGGTCTCGCGCTGAGTGATGAAGAGATCCGTTTCTTTATCAACGGAATTCGCGATAACACCGTTTCTGAAGGCCAGATCGCCGCGCTTGCCATGACCATCTTTTTCCATGACATGACCATGCCAGAACGCGTGTCGTTGACCATGGCAATGCGCGATTCCGGTTCGGTTCTGGACTGGAAACACCTTAATCTCAATGGCCCGATTGTTGATAAACACTCTACTGGCGGCGTCGGGGATGTGACCTCATTAATGCTTGGCCCGATGGTTGCCGCCTGTGGTGGTTATATTCCGATGATTTCCGGGCGCGGCCTGGGGCATACCGGCGGCACACTCGATAAACTGGAGGCCATTCCTGGCTTCGACATTTTCCCGGACGATAGCCGCTTCCGCGACATTATTAAGGATGTTGGCGTGGCGATTATCGGCCAGACCAACTCACTGGCCCCGGCCGATAAACGTTTTTATGCCACCCGCGATATCACCGCGACGGTAGACTCGATTCCGCTGATCACCGCTTCCATTCTGGCGAAAAAACTGGCTGAAGGCCTTGATGCGTTGGTGATGGATGTGAAAGTTGGCAGCGGCGCGTTTATGCCGACTTATGCGCTCTCCGAACAACTGGCGGAGGCAATTGTGGGCGTGGCGAATGGCGCAGGCGTACGCACGACCGCACTGCTGACCGATATGAATCAGGTGCTGGCTTCCAGCGCGGGCAATGCGGTGGAAGTGCGTGAAGCGGTGCAATTCCTCACCGGAGAATACCGTAACCCGCGCCTGTTTGATGTCACGATGGCGCTGTGCGTGGAGATGCTGATTTCCGGCAAACTGGCGAAAGATGACGCGGAAGCCCGGGCGAAACTGCAAGCGGTGCTGGATAACGGAAAAGCGGCAGAGATCTTTGGCCGCATGGTCGCGGCGCAGAAAGGGCCGACGGATTTCGTTGAGAACTACGCCAACTATCTGCCCTCCGCCACGTTGAGCAAAGCCGTTTACGCCGACGACGAAGGCTTTATTACCGCAATGGATACCCGTGCGCTGGGCATGGCGGTGGTGTCGATGGGCGGCGGCCGTCGCCAGGCGACGGACAGTATCGATTACAGCGTTGGTTTTACCGATATGGTGCGTCTGGGCGAGCGCGTGGATGGGCAGCGTCCGTTGGCCGTCATTCACGCGAAGGATGAAGCCAGCTGGCAGGACGCCGCGCAGGCGGTGAAGGCTGCCCTCGTTGTGGACGACATCGCAGCAAAAGAGACACCAACGGTCTATCGCCGTATTACTGAATAA
- the deoC gene encoding deoxyribose-phosphate aldolase, translating to MSDLTASSLRALQLMDLTTLNDDDTNEKVIALCHQAKTPVGNTAAICIYPRFIPIARKTLNAQGTPDVRIATVTNFPHGNDDIDIALAETRAAIAYGADEVDVVFPYRALIAGNEQVGFDLVKACKEACAAANVLLKVIIETGELKEEALIRKASEIAIKAGADFIKTSTGKVPVNATPESARIMLEVIRDMGVEKTVGFKPAGGVRSAEDAQHYLAIADELFGADWADARHYRFGASSLLASLLKALGHGDGKSASSY from the coding sequence ATGAGTGATTTAACGGCAAGCAGCCTGCGCGCGTTGCAATTAATGGATCTGACCACCCTGAACGACGATGACACCAACGAGAAAGTCATTGCGCTGTGTCATCAGGCCAAAACCCCGGTAGGGAATACCGCTGCCATTTGCATCTATCCGCGTTTCATCCCGATTGCGCGTAAGACGTTGAACGCACAGGGAACACCGGACGTACGTATTGCGACGGTAACCAACTTCCCGCACGGTAACGATGATATCGACATTGCGCTGGCAGAAACCCGCGCGGCGATTGCCTACGGTGCTGATGAAGTTGACGTAGTATTCCCGTACCGTGCGCTGATCGCCGGTAACGAGCAGGTCGGTTTTGATCTGGTCAAAGCCTGTAAAGAGGCGTGTGCCGCAGCCAACGTGCTGTTGAAAGTGATCATCGAAACCGGCGAATTGAAAGAAGAAGCGCTGATCCGTAAGGCGTCAGAAATCGCGATTAAAGCGGGCGCTGACTTTATCAAGACCTCAACCGGAAAAGTACCGGTTAATGCCACGCCGGAAAGCGCGCGCATCATGCTGGAAGTGATCCGCGATATGGGCGTTGAGAAAACCGTGGGCTTTAAACCGGCGGGTGGCGTGCGCAGCGCGGAAGACGCGCAGCACTATCTGGCGATTGCCGATGAACTGTTTGGCGCTGACTGGGCCGATGCCCGTCATTATCGCTTTGGCGCATCCAGCCTGCTGGCAAGCCTGCTGAAAGCGCTGGGACACGGCGACGGTAAGAGCGCAAGCAGCTACTGA
- a CDS encoding YjjI family glycine radical enzyme: protein MSIPVNPGLQTRCQQIVTSPTLTPQQKHHFLALEAENSLPYPALPQAAREALDEGAICDMFEGHAPYKPRYVLPDYAKFLANGSAWLELEGAKDLDDALSLLTILYHHVPSVTGLPVYLGQLDALLQPYVIILTQEEIDIRIKRFWRYLDRTLPDAFVHANIGPYDTPVTRAILRADAELKQVAPNLTFIYDPQITPDDLLLEVACNICACSKPHIANGPLHDNIFTKGGYGIVSCYNSLPLGGGGSTLVRLNLKVIAEGSRSLEEFFTRRLPHYCQQQLAIIDARCDFLYQQSGFFEHSFLVQEGLIAADRFAPMFGIYGLAEAVNILCEKANIAGRYGKDEQANALGYRISEQLAAFVENTPVKHGWKQRALLHAQSGISSDIGTTPGARLPYGDEPDPITHLLAVAPHHAWYKAGISDILTLDETVKRNPQAVVQLCLGAFNAGMREFTANVAGNDLVRVTGYMVRLSDLEKFRAEGSRTSTTWLGEEAARNTHILERQPRVVSHEQQMRFRQ, encoded by the coding sequence ATGTCGATACCGGTTAATCCAGGATTACAGACACGCTGCCAGCAGATTGTTACCAGCCCAACGCTCACGCCGCAGCAGAAACACCATTTTCTCGCGCTGGAGGCGGAAAATAGCCTCCCCTATCCGGCGCTGCCGCAAGCCGCGCGGGAGGCGCTCGATGAAGGGGCAATTTGCGATATGTTTGAAGGGCACGCGCCCTACAAACCGCGCTATGTCCTGCCGGATTACGCCAAATTTCTGGCTAACGGATCCGCATGGCTGGAGCTGGAAGGGGCAAAGGATCTCGATGATGCGCTCTCTTTGCTGACCATTCTTTATCACCATGTTCCCTCTGTTACCGGCTTGCCGGTTTACCTCGGGCAACTAGATGCGTTACTGCAACCATATGTTATAATTCTAACACAAGAAGAAATCGATATTCGAATAAAACGCTTCTGGCGCTATCTCGACAGAACCTTACCGGATGCCTTTGTCCACGCCAATATCGGCCCTTATGACACGCCAGTCACTCGGGCTATCTTACGCGCCGATGCTGAGCTAAAGCAGGTCGCGCCGAATCTGACGTTTATTTATGATCCGCAGATCACGCCAGATGATCTGCTGCTGGAAGTTGCTTGTAACATCTGCGCGTGCAGCAAGCCGCATATCGCCAATGGACCTTTGCATGATAATATTTTCACAAAAGGTGGTTATGGCATTGTCAGTTGTTACAACTCGCTGCCACTGGGCGGTGGCGGCAGTACGCTGGTACGGCTGAACCTGAAAGTCATCGCTGAAGGCAGCCGTTCTCTGGAGGAATTCTTTACCCGGCGGCTGCCCCATTATTGCCAGCAACAATTGGCCATTATCGATGCGCGCTGCGACTTCCTGTATCAACAATCCGGTTTCTTTGAGCATAGCTTCCTTGTGCAGGAGGGGCTGATTGCCGCCGATCGTTTTGCGCCAATGTTCGGCATCTACGGGCTGGCTGAAGCGGTCAATATTCTGTGCGAGAAAGCGAACATTGCAGGACGTTACGGTAAAGATGAGCAGGCGAATGCTCTCGGCTACCGCATCAGCGAGCAACTGGCGGCGTTTGTTGAAAACACACCGGTCAAACATGGATGGAAACAACGCGCGTTACTGCATGCGCAGTCCGGCATCAGTTCCGATATCGGTACCACACCGGGCGCGCGTCTGCCTTATGGCGATGAACCCGATCCGATTACCCATTTGCTGGCCGTTGCGCCGCACCACGCCTGGTACAAAGCCGGGATCAGCGATATTTTAACCCTCGACGAAACCGTTAAACGCAACCCGCAGGCCGTGGTGCAACTCTGCCTTGGCGCGTTTAACGCCGGAATGCGCGAGTTTACCGCCAACGTCGCGGGCAATGATTTGGTGCGCGTTACCGGTTATATGGTGCGCCTGTCGGACCTGGAGAAATTCCGCGCCGAAGGTTCGCGCACCAGCACCACCTGGCTGGGTGAAGAAGCCGCGCGCAATACGCATATTCTTGAGCGACAACCCCGAGTGGTAAGCCATGAGCAGCAGATGCGCTTTCGTCAGTAA
- a CDS encoding YjjW family glycine radical enzyme activase, translating to MSSRCAFVSNLIPFSCVDGPGSRLALFLQGCNLRCKSCHNPWTIGRCNHCGDCVPGCPHQALAFDGGQVQWNAVTCQQCDTCLQMCPQQATPMAQMMSVEEVVAKIRKAALFIEGITVSGGEATLQLPFLLALFSALRADPQLRHLTCLVDSNGMLSETGWHKLLPVCDGAMIDLKAWNSEHHRFLTGRDNTPVKNSLRLLAAQNKLAELRLLVIPQHSDYLLHIDTLAAFICELGRIPVRLNAFHAHGVYGEAKSWRSATEEDIEPLAEALQQRGVTTVLRPALYL from the coding sequence ATGAGCAGCAGATGCGCTTTCGTCAGTAACCTGATCCCCTTCTCTTGCGTCGACGGGCCGGGCAGCCGACTGGCGCTGTTTTTACAGGGCTGTAATCTGCGCTGTAAGAGCTGCCACAATCCGTGGACGATCGGCCGCTGCAACCACTGCGGCGACTGCGTGCCAGGTTGTCCGCATCAGGCGCTGGCGTTTGACGGCGGGCAAGTACAGTGGAACGCCGTAACCTGCCAGCAGTGCGATACCTGCCTGCAAATGTGTCCGCAACAGGCAACGCCGATGGCACAAATGATGTCTGTAGAAGAGGTGGTGGCGAAGATCCGCAAAGCCGCGTTATTCATTGAAGGCATCACAGTCAGCGGCGGCGAGGCCACGTTACAACTGCCGTTTCTGCTCGCGCTGTTTTCTGCGCTGCGTGCCGATCCGCAGCTACGCCATCTGACCTGCCTTGTCGACAGTAATGGAATGCTGAGCGAAACCGGCTGGCATAAGTTGCTGCCGGTTTGCGACGGGGCAATGATCGATCTTAAAGCCTGGAACAGCGAACATCACCGTTTTCTCACCGGGCGGGATAATACACCGGTGAAAAATAGCCTGCGCCTGCTGGCGGCACAGAACAAGCTGGCCGAATTGCGTTTGCTGGTGATCCCGCAACATAGCGACTATTTGCTGCATATCGACACGCTGGCGGCGTTTATCTGTGAACTGGGGCGTATTCCGGTGCGGCTCAACGCATTTCACGCGCACGGCGTTTACGGCGAGGCAAAAAGCTGGCGCAGCGCAACCGAGGAAGATATCGAACCACTGGCGGAAGCGCTGCAACAACGCGGCGTCACCACTGTGCTTCGTCCGGCGCTATATCTGTAA
- a CDS encoding metal-dependent hydrolase: MSFRFIDTHCHFDFPPFTGDEVASIARAADAGIGRIIVPAIAARYFDRVCSLAREHSALYAALGLHPIVIEEHTAQSLERLEQALATRPEKVVAIGEIGLDLYRDNPQFERQQQVLDAQLKLAKRFDLPVILHSRRTHDKLAMHLKKQALPRTGVVHGFSGSLQQAQRFIELGYYIGVGGTITYPRASKTRDVMAQLPLSALLLETDAPDMPLNGFQGQPNRPEQAARVFATLCELRPEAPDVIAQTLLENTQQLFALQI; this comes from the coding sequence GTGAGTTTCCGCTTTATCGATACGCACTGTCATTTTGATTTTCCGCCCTTCACGGGCGATGAAGTCGCCAGTATTGCCCGCGCGGCAGACGCTGGCATCGGGCGCATTATCGTACCCGCCATCGCCGCGCGTTATTTTGATCGCGTTTGTTCTCTGGCGCGCGAGCATTCTGCGCTGTATGCCGCGCTGGGTCTGCATCCGATTGTGATTGAAGAACATACGGCACAAAGCCTTGAACGGCTTGAGCAGGCGCTGGCCACCAGGCCGGAAAAAGTGGTGGCAATTGGCGAGATTGGCCTTGATCTCTATCGCGATAATCCGCAGTTTGAGCGCCAGCAGCAGGTACTGGATGCGCAGCTAAAACTGGCGAAACGCTTTGATTTACCAGTGATCCTCCATTCGCGGCGCACGCATGACAAACTGGCGATGCACCTGAAAAAGCAGGCTTTGCCGCGCACCGGCGTGGTTCACGGCTTTTCCGGTAGCCTGCAACAGGCGCAGCGTTTTATCGAACTGGGGTATTACATTGGCGTCGGCGGAACGATCACTTATCCACGCGCCAGTAAAACCCGTGATGTAATGGCGCAGTTGCCGCTATCCGCATTGTTGCTGGAGACCGATGCGCCGGATATGCCGCTGAACGGCTTCCAGGGGCAGCCTAACCGGCCGGAACAGGCGGCGCGGGTTTTTGCCACGCTGTGTGAATTGCGCCCTGAAGCCCCGGATGTGATCGCCCAAACGTTGCTGGAGAATACGCAGCAGCTTTTCGCTTTACAGATATAG
- a CDS encoding patatin-like phospholipase family protein, translated as MGQYIPITLGNIAPLALKPFRPGRLALVCEGGGQRGIFTAGVLDEFMQANFNPFDLYFGTSAGAQNLSAYVCNQPGYARKVIMRYTTTRDFFDPVRFVRGGNLIDLDWLVDSTSRQMPLAMDFAARSFDAGKAFYMCACRQDDYTAEYFAPTHQTWLDLIRASSAIPGFYRSGVSLNGVNYFDGGVSDAIPVQEAAKRGAKTIVVIRTVPSQTYYTPQWFKRMERWLGDSSLQPLVNLVQHHEKSYSAIQRFIETPPGKLRILEIYPPKLLHSMALGSRLPALRDDYKIGRLCGRYFLATVGKLLAETPPLIRHTVVPAPLIVPPEVVAAPVPATRVVPPAAVANDVLDAPLVNAVQANDLPINKEDTA; from the coding sequence GTGGGGCAATATATTCCAATAACGCTGGGCAATATTGCGCCCCTGGCGTTAAAACCGTTTCGTCCGGGCCGTCTCGCACTGGTGTGTGAAGGCGGAGGTCAGCGTGGTATTTTCACCGCCGGGGTGCTTGACGAGTTTATGCAGGCAAACTTTAACCCCTTCGATCTCTACTTTGGTACCTCTGCGGGCGCGCAAAACCTTTCGGCTTATGTATGCAACCAGCCCGGCTACGCCCGCAAAGTGATCATGCGCTACACCACCACGCGTGACTTTTTTGATCCGGTGCGCTTTGTGCGCGGCGGTAACCTTATCGATCTTGACTGGTTGGTGGATTCGACATCCCGCCAGATGCCGCTGGCGATGGATTTTGCCGCGCGTTCTTTTGATGCCGGTAAGGCGTTCTATATGTGTGCCTGCCGCCAGGATGATTACACCGCGGAATATTTTGCGCCGACCCACCAGACATGGCTGGATCTGATCCGTGCCTCCAGCGCGATTCCGGGTTTTTACCGTTCTGGGGTGTCGCTCAATGGCGTGAACTATTTCGATGGCGGCGTCAGCGATGCGATCCCGGTTCAGGAAGCGGCTAAGCGCGGAGCAAAAACCATCGTGGTGATCCGCACCGTGCCTTCTCAGACGTACTACACGCCGCAGTGGTTTAAACGTATGGAACGCTGGCTGGGCGACAGCAGCTTGCAGCCGCTGGTTAATCTGGTACAGCACCACGAGAAAAGTTACTCGGCGATTCAGCGGTTTATCGAAACGCCGCCGGGAAAACTACGCATACTTGAAATCTATCCGCCGAAACTTTTGCATAGCATGGCGCTGGGCAGCCGGTTACCGGCGCTGCGTGATGATTATAAAATTGGTCGGCTGTGTGGACGTTATTTCCTGGCGACGGTAGGAAAACTGCTGGCGGAAACCCCGCCGCTGATTCGTCATACTGTGGTGCCAGCTCCCCTTATTGTGCCGCCCGAGGTCGTTGCCGCGCCCGTTCCTGCCACCCGCGTGGTTCCGCCTGCCGCCGTCGCCAATGATGTGCTGGATGCGCCGCTGGTTAACGCGGTACAAGCCAACGACTTACCCATTAATAAAGAGGATACGGCGTGA
- a CDS encoding DUF1328 domain-containing protein — MFRWGIIFLVIALIAAALGFGGLAGTAAGAAKIVFIVGIILFLVSLFMGRRRP; from the coding sequence ATGTTTCGTTGGGGCATTATATTTCTGGTTATCGCGTTAATTGCCGCCGCTCTGGGCTTTGGTGGTCTGGCGGGGACGGCAGCAGGCGCAGCGAAAATCGTCTTTATCGTCGGTATCATCCTGTTCCTGGTCAGCCTGTTTATGGGCCGTCGGCGTCCATAG
- the osmY gene encoding molecular chaperone OsmY encodes MTMTKLKISKTLLAVVLGSVVASGSAFAANTTTDKAQNAASSAGEKIDSSMTKVGGFMDDSSITAKVKAALVDHESIKSTDISVKTDNKVVTLSGFVESQAQAEQAVSVAKGVEGVASVSDKLHVRDGKNQSMKGYAGDTATTSEIKAKLLADDLVPSRKVKVETTDGVVQLSGTVDSQAQSERAESIAKAIEGVKSVKNDLKVK; translated from the coding sequence ATGACTATGACAAAACTGAAGATTTCTAAAACTCTGCTGGCCGTCGTGCTGGGCTCTGTAGTGGCAAGTGGCTCCGCTTTTGCGGCAAACACCACCACTGACAAAGCGCAAAACGCCGCATCCAGCGCGGGGGAAAAAATCGACAGCTCGATGACTAAAGTCGGTGGATTCATGGATGACAGCTCCATCACTGCAAAAGTGAAAGCGGCGCTGGTGGATCATGAAAGCATTAAAAGCACCGATATTTCCGTCAAAACGGACAACAAAGTAGTCACGCTGAGCGGCTTCGTTGAAAGCCAGGCGCAGGCCGAACAGGCTGTCTCTGTGGCCAAAGGTGTGGAAGGCGTGGCTTCGGTAAGCGACAAGCTGCATGTCCGTGACGGGAAAAACCAGTCAATGAAAGGTTATGCGGGCGACACCGCTACAACCAGTGAAATCAAAGCCAAATTGCTGGCCGATGACCTTGTACCGTCTCGTAAGGTGAAAGTTGAAACCACCGACGGCGTCGTGCAGTTGTCCGGTACGGTTGATTCTCAGGCCCAAAGTGAACGCGCCGAAAGTATCGCAAAAGCGATTGAAGGCGTTAAAAGCGTCAAAAACGATCTAAAAGTTAAGTAA
- the prfC gene encoding peptide chain release factor 3, with protein MTLSPYLQEVAKRRTFAIISHPDAGKTTITEKVLLFGQAIQTAGTVKGRGSSQHAKSDWMEMEKQRGISITTSVMQFPYRECLVNLLDTPGHEDFSEDTYRTLTAVDCCLMVIDAAKGVEDRTRKLMEVTRLRDTPILTFMNKLDRDIRDPMELLDEVENELKIACAPITWPIGCGKLFKGVYHLYKDETYLYQTGQGHTIQEVRIVKGLNNPDLDKAVGEDLAQQLRDELELVQGASNEFDKELFLSGEITPVFFGTALGNFGVDHMLDGLVEWAPAPMPRQTDLREVKADDSKFTGFVFKIQANMDPKHRDRVAFMRVVSGKYEKGMKLRQVRTGKDVVISDALTFMAGDRSHVEEAYPGDIIGLHNHGTIQIGDTFTQGEMMKFTGIPNFAPELFRRIRLRDPLKQKQLLKGLVQLSEEGAVQVFRPIANNDLIVGAVGVLQFDVVVSRLKSEYNVEAVYESVNVATARWVESSDVKKFEEFKRKNEIQLALDGGDNLTYIAPTMVNLNLTQERYPEVTFHKTREH; from the coding sequence ATGACGTTGTCTCCTTATTTACAAGAGGTGGCGAAGCGCCGTACGTTCGCCATCATCTCGCACCCCGATGCGGGTAAAACCACCATCACCGAAAAGGTCTTGCTGTTTGGACAGGCAATTCAGACCGCTGGTACGGTAAAAGGTCGCGGCTCCAGCCAGCATGCGAAATCCGACTGGATGGAGATGGAAAAACAGCGTGGGATCTCCATCACCACTTCCGTGATGCAGTTCCCGTATCGCGAGTGTCTGGTGAATCTGCTGGATACCCCGGGGCACGAAGACTTCTCTGAAGATACCTACCGCACATTAACGGCGGTGGACTGCTGCCTGATGGTTATCGATGCGGCAAAAGGTGTTGAAGATCGCACCCGCAAACTGATGGAAGTTACCCGTCTGCGCGACACACCGATCCTGACCTTTATGAACAAACTCGACCGTGACATCCGCGATCCAATGGAATTGCTGGATGAAGTGGAAAACGAGCTGAAGATCGCCTGCGCGCCCATCACCTGGCCGATTGGCTGCGGTAAGTTATTTAAAGGTGTTTACCATCTTTATAAAGATGAAACCTATCTTTATCAGACCGGGCAGGGCCATACGATTCAGGAAGTGCGTATCGTTAAAGGGCTGAACAACCCGGATCTCGACAAAGCGGTGGGTGAAGATCTGGCGCAGCAACTGCGTGATGAGCTGGAACTGGTACAGGGCGCGTCCAACGAGTTCGATAAAGAGCTGTTCCTGAGCGGTGAAATCACCCCGGTCTTCTTCGGCACCGCGCTGGGTAACTTCGGCGTTGACCATATGCTGGACGGCCTGGTTGAGTGGGCGCCAGCGCCAATGCCGCGTCAAACGGATCTGCGCGAAGTGAAAGCAGACGACAGCAAATTTACCGGCTTCGTCTTTAAGATCCAGGCGAACATGGATCCGAAACACCGCGACCGCGTCGCATTTATGCGCGTGGTGTCAGGCAAATACGAAAAAGGGATGAAGCTGCGTCAGGTGCGCACCGGTAAAGATGTGGTTATCTCTGACGCGCTGACTTTTATGGCCGGCGACCGTTCTCACGTTGAAGAAGCTTATCCTGGCGACATTATCGGGCTGCACAACCACGGCACCATTCAGATTGGCGATACCTTTACTCAGGGCGAAATGATGAAGTTCACCGGTATTCCGAACTTCGCCCCGGAGCTGTTCCGCCGTATCCGTCTGCGCGATCCGCTGAAGCAGAAACAGTTGCTGAAAGGCCTGGTACAGCTTTCGGAAGAGGGCGCGGTGCAGGTATTCCGACCCATCGCCAACAACGATCTGATCGTGGGTGCAGTCGGTGTGTTGCAGTTTGACGTGGTCGTGTCGCGCCTGAAGAGCGAGTACAACGTAGAAGCGGTGTATGAATCCGTTAACGTGGCGACAGCGCGCTGGGTTGAAAGCAGCGACGTGAAGAAATTCGAAGAGTTTAAGCGTAAGAACGAGATCCAGCTGGCGCTGGATGGCGGCGATAACCTGACCTATATCGCGCCGACGATGGTGAACCTGAACCTGACGCAGGAACGCTATCCGGAAGTGACTTTCCATAAAACTCGCGAGCATTAA
- the yjjG gene encoding pyrimidine 5'-nucleotidase, with protein sequence MKWDWILFDADETLFTFDAFGGLQRMFLDYSVTFTDQDFLEYQSVNKPLWVDYQNGAITALQLQHRRFQGWSERLNVPAGSLNDAFLNAMAEICAPLPGAVSLLDSLKGKVKLGIITNGFTALQRIRLERTGLRDYFDLLVISEEVGVAKPDRRIFDHALQLAGNPDRDRVMMVGDTAESDILGGINAGLSTCWLNAHNRALPEGINPTWTVTSLNELEQRLCKH encoded by the coding sequence ATGAAATGGGACTGGATACTCTTTGATGCTGACGAAACGCTGTTTACCTTTGATGCGTTTGGCGGCTTACAACGGATGTTTCTTGACTATAGCGTGACATTCACCGACCAGGATTTTCTTGAATATCAGTCTGTTAATAAGCCTCTGTGGGTTGATTACCAGAATGGCGCCATCACTGCGCTGCAACTGCAACACCGCCGTTTTCAGGGTTGGTCTGAGCGCCTGAACGTTCCGGCGGGTTCGCTGAACGACGCATTTCTTAATGCGATGGCTGAGATTTGCGCGCCGCTGCCGGGCGCTGTTTCGCTGCTCGACAGCCTGAAAGGCAAGGTGAAGCTGGGTATCATTACCAACGGTTTTACCGCGTTGCAGCGAATTCGTCTGGAACGCACCGGCTTGCGTGACTATTTTGATTTATTGGTGATCTCCGAAGAAGTCGGTGTTGCCAAACCCGATCGCCGCATCTTCGATCACGCGCTACAACTGGCCGGCAACCCGGATCGCGATCGCGTCATGATGGTGGGCGATACGGCAGAATCTGACATTCTGGGCGGTATCAACGCCGGGCTGTCCACCTGCTGGCTAAACGCGCATAATCGCGCGCTGCCTGAAGGCATTAACCCGACCTGGACCGTAACGTCCCTGAACGAACTGGAGCAACGCCTGTGTAAACATTGA
- the rimI gene encoding ribosomal protein S18-alanine N-acetyltransferase: MNTISSLSTADLARAYQIETRAHAFPWSEKTFASNQGDRYLNYRLMVGDEMAAFAITQVVLDEATLFNIAVDPAWQRKGFGRQLLEHLIRELEAREVLTLWLEVRASNVGAIALYESLGFNEATIRRNYYPTANGREDAIVMALSI; the protein is encoded by the coding sequence ATGAACACGATTTCTTCCCTCAGCACGGCTGATTTAGCCCGCGCATACCAGATTGAAACACGGGCGCACGCCTTCCCCTGGAGCGAAAAGACCTTCGCCAGCAATCAAGGGGATCGCTACCTCAACTACCGGCTGATGGTGGGCGATGAGATGGCGGCTTTCGCCATTACCCAGGTTGTGCTGGATGAAGCCACATTGTTCAACATCGCGGTTGATCCCGCCTGGCAACGGAAAGGGTTTGGCCGCCAGTTGCTGGAACATCTGATCCGCGAACTGGAAGCCCGCGAGGTATTAACCCTGTGGCTGGAAGTGCGCGCCTCCAATGTTGGCGCGATTGCACTGTATGAAAGTTTAGGTTTTAACGAGGCGACAATCCGCCGCAATTACTATCCCACCGCCAACGGGCGCGAAGACGCGATAGTGATGGCTCTGTCAATTTAA
- a CDS encoding DNA polymerase III subunit psi — MTSRRDWQLQQLGITQWSLRRPAVLQGEIAISLPAHIRLVMVASEPPMLADPLVSDVLRALTITADQVLQLTPDRVAMLPPGSQCNSWWLGVDELQSLAGAQVATPGVDELRTNPAARAALWQQICEHEHDFFPQHG, encoded by the coding sequence ATGACTTCCCGACGCGACTGGCAATTACAGCAACTGGGCATTACTCAGTGGAGCTTGCGACGCCCGGCGGTGTTGCAGGGCGAAATCGCCATTTCGCTGCCTGCGCATATTCGTCTGGTGATGGTCGCTTCCGAACCGCCGATGCTTGCCGATCCACTGGTGAGCGACGTACTGCGCGCGCTTACCATTACGGCGGATCAGGTATTACAGTTGACGCCGGATCGCGTCGCGATGCTGCCGCCTGGCAGCCAGTGCAACAGTTGGTGGCTGGGTGTCGATGAACTGCAGTCGCTGGCGGGCGCACAGGTCGCAACGCCCGGCGTGGATGAATTACGCACTAACCCTGCGGCACGCGCCGCGTTATGGCAACAAATCTGCGAACATGAACACGATTTCTTCCCTCAGCACGGCTGA